The window GTGTTTTCCTTATCGTAAGGAGCTGTATTTTCATACTTGGGCTGCCGGCGGTAGCTCAAAGCATAACTGTACTGCTGATGCGGAGCAAAGGAATGGTAAACTTCATGATTCAATACAATGATCGCCTGTTTCGAAAATAAATTATGAGTATCCGGGCTGCTTTTTCTCCCGACTGCAATGTAACTCAACGCCTGTTTCTTACCTAAAGAATCCAACTGTCGCTTCACTCCGAAAGCTCCCCAAAATGCATTATGTGTATCTCCTAATCCTGGCGGACTGATCTGTGCCTGCATAGTAGCTCCTAAACAGCACAATAAAAATAATACTGCAAAAAATTTTTTCATACTCAGGATTGTGGATAACTGATTTACTTTTAAATGGCTCCAAAACCATGAAACGGAAATAAATACTGCTGATACACAGAGAGAATATACCATAATTACAAAATTAAAGGCTTTATTCATAGACTGTTTATTCAAAATCATTTCATACTGTTTAAAAACAAGACAAAATAAATACCTGATTTAGGATAGATTTAGGAATGAATCACCTCTACGCATAATAAACATTGTTAATAAAATGTGGATAACTTGTGGAAAAGTGGATAACTCGTCATGAGTTTTATACTGGAGCATTTTTATAGTTGGCTTTTTACTACTTCAAGCATAGGAGCCAACAGAATATAGAATAAAATTTATTTAGAATAATTCAAATTAATTTTGTGAGAGAGTTTGCTAATCCTTTATTTTGCACTTTTATTTATAATTATTTTAAATAAGGCTGAAAAAATGATACAATCAAATGGCTGTATGCCCTTATCAGGGCATATGAATTATCCTGGAATAACTCAGAAAGATCGATCAACCCCTCACAACATACAATGGTTTCAACGGCTATTTATCCTTTTTTTCTCGTTGCTGAGCTTTACCCCTCTGTTTGCTCAGAATGTAAATGGAGGAATAACAGGGAAGATAAGTATGGTAGACGGGCAGCCTCTAAGGGCAATATCAGTCTCATTGCTGGAAACAGATCGCCAAACGCTCACGGATGATGAAGGGAATTATCATTTTGAAAATCTTAATGCAGGCCCTTACACCTTAAAATTACAAATTCTGGGAAGTAAAGAAATCCGTCTTCCCGTTGAAGTTAAAACAGGGGAAGACACGAAGCTCGACTATCAGCTTACCAAAGAGAATATCCAGGCGATACAGGAAGTGGTGATCATGAAAAATACAAACAGGTTTTCCAAGAAAGAAAGTGGATTTGTAGCAAGATTACCTTTAAAAAACTTAGAAAATCCACAAGTATACAATACGGTTACAAAAGAACTTTTTCAGGAACAGGTAGCTGTAGATCTGGGGAGTATCTCTAAAAATGTCCCGGGAGCGGGGGTTCCCATGATTGCCAACCAGGGGAGAGTAACGTTCCGTTCAAGGGGATTCGAAACAGAGCCTAATGCGAGAAATGGGGTAGCAGGAGCAGCCTTCTCGGTGATTGATCCTGTAAATCTTGAACGTATTGAGGCTATTAAAGGGCCTTCTGCTACATTGTTCGGAAAAAGTGTAGCCAGTAGTTATGGCGGAGTCTACAACAGGGTAACGAAAAAACCATATAACAATTTTGGCGGCGAAGTAGGCTACGTGGGAGGAAGCTGGAGCTATAACAGACTGACAGTAGATGTGAATACTCCTGTCAATAAAGAGAGAACTGCTCTTTTTCGTCTTAACGCGGCAGGCACTTTTGAAAAGAGTTTCCAGGATCTTGGGTTTACCAATTCCTTAGCCATTGCGCCCAGCTTTTCTTATCAGATCAACGATCGTATGTCGCTTCTTCTCGATGTAGAGTTTAACCAGGCCAAAGGAACTTCTGTTGTGCGTTTTAATCCTTATACGGGAAGCAACAAAATTCAGTCTATTGCAGACATGAAGTTTCCATATTATAAGAAATTCTTAGGGGATGATCTGGCATATGAAACCCAGATGATGAACATCTTTGCCCAAATGAATTACAAAATTTCAGAAAACTGGACTTCCCAGACTATATTATCCCGAGCAAGATCAACCATCAAAGGATATATTTCTGCAATTAACGGAAAAACAGACTCAACGGCCAGTGCCCAGGTAATGGTAGGAACCACATCATTTATTGCGACTAACATCCAGCAGAACTTCATCGGAGACTTCCATATCGGACGTTTCAGAAACAGAATGGTGGTGGGATTGGATTTTTATAACAATTCGAATCATTTCGACCGTTATCATACCAATACCAAAGTGTTCAACTTTATTCATCCTTCAGCGGATTTCAGAGTTAACCAGAATATCATTGACGCTCTTACAGCAACTTCTGCTTTCAGAAAAGAAAATAACAGTGATAATACCTACGCTGCGTATATATCAGATGTATTTAATATTACGGATCAGCTTATGGTGATGGCCAGTTTGAGAGTAGACCGGTTTCAGTTTAAAGGAGTTTATGATATCACTACAGGGGAAATCAAAGGAGGGTTAAGCAATAGCGGAACCCAGTCGGGACCTTACGGGCAGACTGCTTTTTCTCCCAAGATGGGAATTGTGTATGAAATATTGAAAAATAGCGTTTCCTTATTTGGAAATTATATGAATGGCTTCAATAATGTAAGCGGTGTGGACATCAATGGAAATACATTCAGACCGGAATATGCCAATCAGTTGGAGTTTGGGGTGAAGGCCGATATTTTCAATCACAGATTGGTTGGAACTTTAAGCTATTATAACATCCGTGTTGATAATATTTTAAGAACCAATCCTGATGATGTAAATTATTCAATACAGGACGGAACACAGCTAAGCAAAGGGATAGAAGCTGAAATTACAGCCAATCCGTTTGATGGATTTAATATTGTAGCGGGATATGCCTATAATGACAGCAAATATACCAATGCCAATCCTTCTGTTGATGGTTTAAGGCCTGCCCTGTCAGGACCTGCCAATATGTACAATTTCTGGATCAGCTACCGTATTTCTGAAGGTAAATTAAAAGGACTTGGAATAGGCGGAGGTGGAAATATGGGGTCATCTTCCTACCAAACCAATACGCAAACAGCAAAAGTGATTATTCCATCTTATAAAATGTTTGATCTGGGAATTTTCTATGATCAGCCGAAATATAGAGTAGGACTGAAATTTGATAATATCACCAATGAAAAAGCATGGTCTGTACGTCTTACACCACAGGCTCCCGCACGTTTTCTTGGAAGTGTTTCTTTAAAGTTTTAAATAGAATATATAATTGGAAAATCCCGGACGGTAAGTCTGGGATTTTATTTTTATCCTTACAATAGGTTCAATTGATCCAAAGGCAGTAATTATTCCTGTACCGAATTTTTCCATAAGAATTCCCCTTGAAAGTTCCGTGAGTAGCATCATTCCAGTCCTGTCGGATTACATAAAGACCCGGGAGGGTTGGCTTAAAAGCAGCCTGGTGATTTTCATCAATAGAAATATTTTTCTCCCAGTTTTCAGGATTGAATATTCTGATGGCAGTTCCCTTTTCAGCAGGCTTCTTATTTCTGTACGGGGAAATCGTATAAATACCATTCTTTTCGTGAAGAATAATATCCATAAACTGAGCGGGATGCATCACCTCTGAAGGTTTTCCTACATGATAAGCACCACACATAAAATCAACAGGGCGCACGTTCTCGTCTGGGTTTTTAGAGCGTATAAGAACGGGCAGCTGGTCATTCATGCCTAAAACCCGGTAAGTTCCTTCGCTGTCAGGCGTGAAAGTTCCTTCCCAGTGATTTTCCTTCATTTGCAATTCAAGGGTTGATTTTTCCCCTTTGGTATTAAGAATAAAAAAGTGGAAATTTTTGATCTCCTGAAATTCCGGTCCAGTAGTCCGGTGACGCTCACTAAGATCATCAATAAATCCATAAAAGATCTGAATTTTCACAGGAGCATTTAATTTTTCCGAACCATGAATTTCCATCCAGTAAGCACTGGCTTTTGCCCATTGTGGAAATAGAAAGAAAACTGAAAATAACAGCAAAGAAAATACAGTTTGGAGTTTAAACATCTTGAGAAGTCCTATTTGAATAAGCGAATTTAGTGAAAAAGGAAATAAACAAATTCTTTGAATTAATAGTTTTATCATCATTACTCATTTTAAAAGTGTCATATTGATCCTCTGTCCGCAGGAATAATAAATTGCCACAATATATAAAATACTGTGGCAATCTGGTTGTATGGACTGTTATTTACATTTAGTTCTGTCTTACTCCGCACATAGCATCCCATGTGGTCCAGAAATGAGCATTGATGGCTCCAATGGGAGGATTTGTGCTGTCTGCAACGATGCCTACCATAGAAGCACAATTGGAATTGCAGCCTATTTCATTATGACTTCCCTGCTGTGGCGGAATCTGACGCCATGTACCGGTAGATCCGCTTAGTAATTCTACTTTAATTTCAAAGATCCCTGAAAGATTAGGAGTCTGAATTTGTTTGGTAGGATTCTCACTTGAGATAAAGTCACTCCAGTTTCCTTGTGAGAAAGTTACACGCCATGTAGAAATCATTCTTGAGGTATCATTTTGTGGTGAAAGATACACCCAGAACTGTGCTCCGTTTCCAAGTACTAACTGACCTGAAGAATTTGCATTTACACTTGTTGATGTCATATCGATTTGGATTTAGATGGTTAGTTTGTATTCCAAAGTAACGAAGAACAGATTGGATATTTTATAGTATAAATAACCAATTGTTAAGTTTAGTAGAAATACTTAAGAAAGAGTGATTTGAAAATAAGTGAAATGTATTAATCAAAAAATCCTGTGCTAAACCAGCACAGGATTTTTCTTGCAGAGAGGAAGGGATTCGAACCCTCGATACAGTTACCCGTATACTACCTTTCCAGGGTAGCTCCTTCAACCACTCGGACACCTCTCTTTTTGAGATTGCAAAAATAGTGTATTTTCTTTAATATGCAAATTATTCTTACAAATTAATTTGTAATTTCTCCACAAAGGCTTCTGGTGAAATTATCTGCAAAGCTTCCGGAGTAGCTTGGATTATCAATAAGGTGCATGGCTTTGGTGATCGCAGTTTCCGCAGTCATGTCTCTTCCGCTGATCGCGCCGATTCTTGAGAAAATATTACTGTTTTCATACTTTCCGAACGAGATGCCCCCTGATATACACTGACTTACCACTACAATTTCGGTTCCGTTATTTCTGATTTCCTGAAGCGTTTCCTGCGTTTTTTCACTGCTGAAAATGGTTCCCGAACCAAAAACCTGAAGAATAAGAACCTTCATTTTGGGGATTTCTCTGAAGTGGCTCAAATGCATACCCGGGAAAATTCTCCAGAATAAAATATCTTCAGAAATATGCTCATCCACATGAAAATCCACCTCCGGATCACAACGGAACAAATTATCTTTAATAATATTCAAATGAACTCCTGATTGTCCTAAAATAGGGTAGTTTGGGCTTGAATAAGCATCAAAATACTCCGCAGAATATTTCAGCGTTCTGTTTCCTCTTAATAATTTGTACTCAAAATAAATGGCAACTTCCTGGATGACTGCTTCGTCATTTTCATAAAGACTGGCGTAATAAAGACTCGTCAGAAGATTTTCCTTCGCATCTGTTCTCAGGTCACCAATCGGAAGTTGAGAACCCGTCATAATCACCGGTTTTCTTAATCCTTTTAGCATGAAACTTAATGCAGATGCCGTATAAGACATCGTATCCGTTCCGTGAAGAATCAGGAATCCATCATAATCATCATAATTTTTTTGAATATAATTTGCGATTACTTTCCATTCTTCAGGCCCCATATCCGAGGAATCTAATGGTTTGGCAAAAGGATGAACGAAAACCTCACATTCCATGAGCCTCATTTCAGGCATTTTCTCAAATATATTACCAAAGTCAAAGGCACGGAGACTTCCGGTTTCGTAATCTTTTTCCATTCCGATCGTTCCACCGGTATAGATGAGCAGGACTTTTCGCTTCATGTACTGTTTTTAATTAAGAATTGGAGCCCGATGAGGGTTCATAGGCCAAAATTACGTTAATTTGCAAAGATTTGAAAATGAATGAAACGCTTATCATGAAATTTTATCAAAATAAATGGAAATTACATACGTTTCATGGGGCTATTGAAAAAATAACTGAATGCGGATGAAAGACTTAGCGCAAACTTATGAATATTTAAAACAGTTTTTAACTGAAGAAAGAATCACGAAAATTGAACACTTTTCTCAGGAAAGCTCAGATTTTGTGCTTCCTGTTGTAGAAGATGTCTACCAGTTTAGAAATGCAGCAGCCATTGTACGTTCTGTAGAAGCCTGTGGTTTTCATAAAGTAGTGGCTTTGCAGGAAGAATACAGCTTCGAGCCGAATCTTAGGGTAACAAAAGGGGCAGATACATGGGTTGAAGTGGAGAAGCTTCCGAGAAATATGGAGTCTTTTCAGAATATTAAAGACAGAGGATACAAGATCGTGGCTGTTTCTCTGGAAAATAATGCTAAAATGCTACCTGAATATGAAATTACTGAACCTATCGCTCTGGTATTCGGAACCGAAATGGAGGGAGTATCCCGGGAAATTTTAGATTTTGCGGATGAAACACTGGCTATTCCCATGTATGGCTTTACGAGAAGCTTCAACGTTTCTGTAGCGGCTTCTATCTGTATGTATGAATTGAAGCAGAAGCTTATAAAATCTGATATCGATTACAAACTGAATGAAGAAAAGCTTCTAAGAATGAAAATCCTTTGGGCAGTGAATTCGATGAGAAGCGGGCAGCAGATCTTCGAAAAATACCTGAGAGAAAATAATATGGACTGGAAATAGTAAGTCAGAAAAAAAGAGAAGGATTACAAGCCTTCTCTTTTTATTGTTATATCATGTTGTAATAATTCCATGCGGCTACAAAAACGCCGGCGG of the Chryseobacterium aureum genome contains:
- a CDS encoding asparaginase, with the translated sequence MKRKVLLIYTGGTIGMEKDYETGSLRAFDFGNIFEKMPEMRLMECEVFVHPFAKPLDSSDMGPEEWKVIANYIQKNYDDYDGFLILHGTDTMSYTASALSFMLKGLRKPVIMTGSQLPIGDLRTDAKENLLTSLYYASLYENDEAVIQEVAIYFEYKLLRGNRTLKYSAEYFDAYSSPNYPILGQSGVHLNIIKDNLFRCDPEVDFHVDEHISEDILFWRIFPGMHLSHFREIPKMKVLILQVFGSGTIFSSEKTQETLQEIRNNGTEIVVVSQCISGGISFGKYENSNIFSRIGAISGRDMTAETAITKAMHLIDNPSYSGSFADNFTRSLCGEITN
- a CDS encoding TrmH family RNA methyltransferase; the protein is MRMKDLAQTYEYLKQFLTEERITKIEHFSQESSDFVLPVVEDVYQFRNAAAIVRSVEACGFHKVVALQEEYSFEPNLRVTKGADTWVEVEKLPRNMESFQNIKDRGYKIVAVSLENNAKMLPEYEITEPIALVFGTEMEGVSREILDFADETLAIPMYGFTRSFNVSVAASICMYELKQKLIKSDIDYKLNEEKLLRMKILWAVNSMRSGQQIFEKYLRENNMDWK
- a CDS encoding TonB-dependent receptor: MIQSNGCMPLSGHMNYPGITQKDRSTPHNIQWFQRLFILFFSLLSFTPLFAQNVNGGITGKISMVDGQPLRAISVSLLETDRQTLTDDEGNYHFENLNAGPYTLKLQILGSKEIRLPVEVKTGEDTKLDYQLTKENIQAIQEVVIMKNTNRFSKKESGFVARLPLKNLENPQVYNTVTKELFQEQVAVDLGSISKNVPGAGVPMIANQGRVTFRSRGFETEPNARNGVAGAAFSVIDPVNLERIEAIKGPSATLFGKSVASSYGGVYNRVTKKPYNNFGGEVGYVGGSWSYNRLTVDVNTPVNKERTALFRLNAAGTFEKSFQDLGFTNSLAIAPSFSYQINDRMSLLLDVEFNQAKGTSVVRFNPYTGSNKIQSIADMKFPYYKKFLGDDLAYETQMMNIFAQMNYKISENWTSQTILSRARSTIKGYISAINGKTDSTASAQVMVGTTSFIATNIQQNFIGDFHIGRFRNRMVVGLDFYNNSNHFDRYHTNTKVFNFIHPSADFRVNQNIIDALTATSAFRKENNSDNTYAAYISDVFNITDQLMVMASLRVDRFQFKGVYDITTGEIKGGLSNSGTQSGPYGQTAFSPKMGIVYEILKNSVSLFGNYMNGFNNVSGVDINGNTFRPEYANQLEFGVKADIFNHRLVGTLSYYNIRVDNILRTNPDDVNYSIQDGTQLSKGIEAEITANPFDGFNIVAGYAYNDSKYTNANPSVDGLRPALSGPANMYNFWISYRISEGKLKGLGIGGGGNMGSSSYQTNTQTAKVIIPSYKMFDLGIFYDQPKYRVGLKFDNITNEKAWSVRLTPQAPARFLGSVSLKF